The window GCCAGGCTGAGCACGCCTGCGGGCAGGGAGATGTAGTGGGAGTAATCTAAGGGCAGCGCCAACGGGGTGAAGAGGCAGGCGGTGCCCGCCAGCACGGTGGTCTTGTGCAGGCAGTTGCCCACGGTGATCCAGCGGGCAGTCTCGTCGCCGATGCGTGTGGGCTCGATCACGATGTACTTGTACTGGGCTTCCAGGGCCTGCTCCAGCTCGTACTCAAACTGGTCTTGGGCGTTCTCCCCATTGTAGATCTCGTGCACGATGTAACAGTCTGTGGCCGACAAGCTCACCcttggagtggggggggggggggggagagagaggagatagtTAGGCTGAGGGGCACACACACCACGCTTCGGCGCTGAGACGCCGCGAGAGGTTCGTGACTCAAGTCTGGGCCTGGcgctcagcagagagcctgagctCCTGAGGGCACCACATCTCACTTAGGAGTTAATCCTCCCTGGAACCCAATATGTAAGATAggaaagattttattgtttttctgagaGAATGATTACTAGTGAAATGTAGAAAAGACACAGGAAAGAAGGGGTACCCAGCTCTCCAGAAGATGACAGCCTATGATGTGTACTGGGCCCGGGAGATAGCCTGAGGCAGTGGATAGATCCAAGTTCCCTAAGGAGCcccaaggaagaaagaatggtTTCAGCCCGGATTCTTATCAACACAGAGGCCCAAGGTCGGCAGAGTGACACGTGCTCTTGGTTAATCAGGGCGATTGCAGGAGGAGGCTTCTTTGATGGAAACCAACAGACCTAAGACCGACAAAGCCAAACACTCTGCCCTTTGCAAAGTTTAGAAGGAGTCAGCCCTGCCCTGTGGGacaaaagatagatagatagggtcGCCTTCGCCTTGGATGATGGAGCACAAAACTCCTCCGGCCGTCAACAGAGGACAAGCTGCACAAAGCCCCCAACGGCCCTTCCCAAAGCCAGCAGCCTCAAGAACAGCAGTGACTCTGAAATTTAGTGTACGGACGACACAAAGGGCCCCAGAGGTTCTGGCCCATTCTGACCCTGGTCCTCCAGGACTCTGTAGGTGTTTACTGCCAGTAAATCCTCCTCTCGTTCGTATAAGAAACACTTCACAAAGACCCACTTCAAGTGGCTGAGCTGATCCGACGTCCCCCTGGGACTAGGGACGGGCGGCCTGACCCTCATCAGCGGAAGACAAATCTGGATGCTTACAGACAACTCAGCTCTGGGTCAAGGCCAGATAGCTGGCTGTGACCGTGGGCCACGGGGCATCGCAGGCAGTTTCGGGATCCTATGTGAGGTCCCTCCAGTGCAGACTTTGCATCCAAAGCAGAGTCTTTCCACACCCCCTGATGGGCAAACCTAAATATAGACCTGTACGTGCCTTGTCATTTCCATTTGGCTTGTTTCAGCCTGTCCAGATCTTTCCAAATCTCCATACTGCTGTCTAGCATATACTGCTTCTCCTAGTTTTGTGTTCTCTGTTCATCTGGTAAAAAGCCTTCTTTATACCAGCCTCTGAGAGGGCACTGCTAGACACAGCTCAAGGCTGGATCAAGTCACTTAACCCCTGTCACAGGCAGTGCAGAGCACCTCTCACATATGCCTCAGCGGCTGTGAAACAAGGTCACCCCCAGAAGCTCTAGGTCTTGGCCCTCCTTCAGAGATGAAAGCAATTACATGTTAGATGTGGTGAAAATCAGGTTGTCATGGGCGCACTTCAAGGACAAAGGCCGGGCGATCAGAGCCTGAGACCACAGAGACAGACCCCTGAGCACTCCTTCCAGTTGCTACCCCCAGGCAGGATTCAGCACAGTAGAAACTACTTTCAGCCAACAAATAAGCAAACCTAAGAGGCAGTTTCACTCTGTTAGGAAAATGCCTGATCAATACTCTCCTGCGGGCACATCAGAAAGGAAAAgt of the Neofelis nebulosa isolate mNeoNeb1 chromosome 16, mNeoNeb1.pri, whole genome shotgun sequence genome contains:
- the TMEM11 gene encoding transmembrane protein 11, mitochondrial isoform X4, giving the protein MPFPLPLGARVSLSATDCYIVHEIYNGENAQDQFEYELEQALEAQYKYIVIEPTRIGDETARWITVGNCLHKTTVLAGTACLFTPLALPLDYSHYISLPAGVLSLACCTLYGISWQFDPCCKYQVEYDAYKLSRLPLHTLTSSTPVVLVRKDDLHRKRLHNTIALAALVYCVKKIYELYAV
- the TMEM11 gene encoding transmembrane protein 11, mitochondrial isoform X3, translating into MPFPLPLGARSACYQVSLSATDCYIVHEIYNGENAQDQFEYELEQALEAQYKYIVIEPTRIGDETARWITVGNCLHKTTVLAGTACLFTPLALPLDYSHYISLPAGVLSLACCTLYGISWQFDPCCKYQVEYDAYKLSRLPLHTLTSSTPVVLVRKDDLHRKRLHNTIALAALVYCVKKIYELYAV
- the TMEM11 gene encoding transmembrane protein 11, mitochondrial isoform X2; this encodes MAAWGRRRLGPGSSGGSARERVSLSATDCYIVHEIYNGENAQDQFEYELEQALEAQYKYIVIEPTRIGDETARWITVGNCLHKTTVLAGTACLFTPLALPLDYSHYISLPAGVLSLACCTLYGISWQFDPCCKYQVEYDAYKLSRLPLHTLTSSTPVVLVRKDDLHRKRLHNTIALAALVYCVKKIYELYAV
- the TMEM11 gene encoding transmembrane protein 11, mitochondrial isoform X5, encoding MLRVSLSATDCYIVHEIYNGENAQDQFEYELEQALEAQYKYIVIEPTRIGDETARWITVGNCLHKTTVLAGTACLFTPLALPLDYSHYISLPAGVLSLACCTLYGISWQFDPCCKYQVEYDAYKLSRLPLHTLTSSTPVVLVRKDDLHRKRLHNTIALAALVYCVKKIYELYAV